From one Gracilibacillus salinarum genomic stretch:
- a CDS encoding ABC transporter substrate-binding protein has protein sequence MRKNLLFLLLTAFFSVLVLAACGTSDEETSGSGGSEDTEQTADDTEGEATEDKVYQIGATQIVEHPSLDAAYEGFQAAIEEAGLNVEYDFQSAQGDQNNTATIANNFVADGVDLIFANSTPSAQSALQATSDIPILFTSVTDAVEGGLVESLEQPGENITGVLDLHPDAIKNTVDFIDKYFEGSTVGLIYNAGEANSVAQIDAVNAAVEGTSLTTAEATVSNSSEVQQATTSLVGNADVFYIITDNTVVSALETVVNVAEEQSIPLLVGEPDSVKRGGFATYGIDYYTIGYRTGEMAAEILTGEKTTADIPVEIPPSMQLFINKEAAEAQGVEWNSDWDADAELLETEEAE, from the coding sequence ATGAGAAAGAACTTATTATTTTTATTACTAACGGCTTTCTTCAGTGTTCTTGTTTTGGCGGCATGTGGAACAAGTGACGAAGAGACGAGTGGATCTGGTGGAAGTGAGGACACCGAACAAACAGCTGACGATACAGAAGGTGAAGCAACGGAAGACAAAGTTTATCAAATAGGTGCTACACAAATCGTCGAGCATCCATCATTAGATGCAGCATATGAGGGATTCCAGGCAGCAATTGAAGAAGCTGGATTGAATGTTGAATACGACTTCCAATCAGCGCAAGGAGATCAAAATAATACGGCGACCATTGCTAATAACTTTGTAGCAGATGGGGTAGATCTAATTTTTGCTAATTCGACGCCAAGTGCTCAAAGTGCATTACAAGCAACTAGTGATATTCCAATTCTTTTTACTTCTGTAACAGATGCCGTTGAAGGCGGACTAGTAGAATCATTGGAGCAACCTGGTGAAAATATTACAGGTGTATTGGATTTACATCCGGATGCTATAAAAAATACGGTAGATTTTATTGATAAGTACTTTGAAGGTTCTACTGTTGGTTTAATTTATAATGCAGGCGAGGCTAATTCAGTAGCTCAAATAGATGCAGTAAATGCAGCGGTGGAAGGTACTTCATTAACTACTGCTGAAGCAACTGTTTCAAATTCATCTGAAGTGCAGCAAGCTACGACTTCATTAGTAGGAAATGCTGATGTTTTCTATATTATCACTGATAATACGGTGGTATCTGCTCTTGAAACAGTAGTAAATGTAGCAGAAGAACAAAGCATTCCATTATTAGTCGGAGAACCAGATTCCGTGAAACGTGGTGGCTTTGCAACATACGGTATAGATTATTACACGATCGGTTATCGTACCGGAGAAATGGCAGCAGAGATCTTAACAGGTGAAAAAACAACAGCAGATATACCTGTTGAAATACCCCCTAGTATGCAGCTTTTTATTAATAAAGAAGCAGCAGAAGCACAAGGTGTGGAATGGAATAGTGATTGGGATGCAGATGCAGAATTGTTAGAAACAGAAGAAGCAGAATAA
- a CDS encoding ABC transporter permease — protein sequence MLISMFSAIESGIIYALMALGVYLSFRILDFPDLTVDGSFVTGGAVAAISIVNGVPPVIATFYAVLAGFAAGAVTGILNTKGKINPLLSGILMMIALYSINLRIMGKPNVALLNEPTIFNQIEGFWGSLGIDQALNGLLTSMGAERVPGTWAVLILMIFITIVIKVLTDYFLKTDVGLALRATGDNEKMIRSFSANTDNLTIVGLGISNALVALAGAIIAQYGGFSDVSMGIGMIVIGLASVIIGEALIGTKTIARTTLAVICGAIVYRIVLTLALKVEFLETGDTKLITAVIVIAALIAPKIIASQKEASRKRRKRALLASGEGANNA from the coding sequence ATGTTAATTTCCATGTTCAGCGCAATAGAATCAGGCATAATTTATGCGCTGATGGCTCTAGGTGTTTATCTTTCATTTCGTATTTTAGATTTCCCGGATTTAACGGTAGACGGCAGTTTTGTAACAGGAGGAGCAGTTGCGGCGATATCGATTGTGAATGGAGTACCTCCAGTAATCGCGACTTTTTACGCAGTCTTAGCAGGCTTTGCAGCAGGAGCTGTTACAGGAATTTTGAATACGAAAGGAAAGATTAATCCTTTATTATCCGGTATATTAATGATGATTGCACTCTATTCTATTAATCTGCGAATCATGGGTAAGCCAAATGTCGCGTTGTTGAATGAACCGACTATATTTAATCAAATAGAAGGTTTCTGGGGAAGTTTAGGAATTGACCAGGCATTGAATGGACTATTAACTTCAATGGGAGCGGAGAGAGTTCCCGGCACTTGGGCAGTTCTAATATTAATGATTTTTATCACCATTGTGATTAAAGTCCTGACAGATTATTTCTTGAAAACAGACGTGGGTCTAGCGTTAAGAGCTACTGGTGATAACGAAAAAATGATTCGTAGTTTCTCAGCGAATACAGATAACTTGACCATCGTTGGTTTAGGAATTTCGAATGCTTTAGTTGCCCTAGCAGGCGCAATTATTGCTCAATATGGCGGATTCTCTGATGTGAGCATGGGAATCGGAATGATAGTAATAGGTCTAGCCTCTGTAATTATTGGGGAAGCATTAATTGGAACAAAGACGATTGCAAGAACTACTTTAGCTGTTATTTGTGGTGCAATTGTTTATCGGATCGTATTGACATTAGCATTAAAAGTAGAATTTCTGGAAACAGGTGACACGAAATTAATAACAGCAGTCATAGTTATCGCCGCCCTCATCGCACCTAAAATTATCGCGTCCCAAAAAGAAGCAAGCCGGAAGAGACGAAAAAGGGCACTGTTAGCCAGTGGAGAGGGGGCTAATAATGCTTAG